Proteins encoded within one genomic window of Streptomyces sp. NBC_01314:
- a CDS encoding MBL fold metallo-hydrolase — MKLTVVGCSGSFPSAESACSSYLVEADGFRLLLDMGNGALGELQRHCGLYDLDAIFLSHLHADHCIDMCAYFVARYYRHDGGRCAPIPVYGPEGTEQRLTTAYADTPSASSMSEVFDFHTVKPSTFEIGPFTIHTERVAHPVEAYGIRIEHGGRVLTYSGDTGVTDTLDELARDADLFLCEAAFTHGKENIPDLHLNGREAGETAARAAARRLLLTHIPPWTDPQVNLADAREVYDGPVELAVPRMSYEI; from the coding sequence ATGAAGCTCACCGTCGTCGGCTGCTCGGGGTCGTTCCCTTCCGCGGAATCGGCCTGTTCGAGCTACCTCGTAGAGGCCGACGGCTTCCGGCTGCTTCTCGACATGGGCAACGGTGCCCTCGGCGAGCTGCAGCGCCACTGCGGTCTCTACGACCTCGACGCGATCTTCCTCAGCCATCTGCACGCCGACCACTGCATCGACATGTGCGCGTACTTCGTCGCACGCTACTACCGCCATGACGGCGGCCGCTGCGCCCCCATCCCGGTCTACGGGCCCGAGGGCACCGAGCAGCGCCTGACCACGGCCTACGCGGACACCCCGTCCGCCTCCTCCATGAGCGAGGTCTTCGACTTCCACACGGTCAAGCCGAGCACGTTCGAGATCGGCCCCTTCACCATCCACACGGAACGGGTCGCCCACCCCGTCGAGGCGTACGGCATCCGGATCGAGCACGGCGGCCGGGTCCTGACGTACTCCGGGGACACCGGCGTCACCGACACCCTGGACGAACTGGCCCGCGACGCCGACCTGTTCCTGTGCGAGGCCGCCTTCACGCACGGCAAGGAGAACATCCCGGACCTCCATCTCAACGGCCGCGAGGCCGGTGAGACGGCCGCCCGGGCAGCCGCCCGCCGTCTCCTCCTCACCCACATCCCGCCGTGGACCGACCCGCAGGTCAACCTCGCCGACGCCCGCGAGGTGTACGACGGCCCGGTGGAACTGGCGGTGCCGAGGATGTCGTACGAGATCTAG
- a CDS encoding PTS transporter subunit EIIC, with amino-acid sequence MTTASAAPAAADNKGPGLGSRTMAVLQRIGRSLMLPVAVLPAAALLVRLGNKDMLGREAFPDFVTKFAGFMAAGGGAILDNMPLLFAVGIAIGFAKKSDGSTALAAVVGYLVFQKVLGTFTDPSLPQVATAVDGKVVMVDKAVDAGVLGGVVMGLVVALLYQRFYRTKLPDWAGFFGGRRLVPILAAFAGLFIGIVFGYIWPVLGTGLHNFGEWLVGSGAVGAGIFGIANRALIPVGMHHLLNSFPWLQAGSFDGKNGDIARFLAGDPTAGQFMTGFFPIMMFGLPAVCLAIYHTARPERRKVVGGMMFSLALTSFITGVTEPIEFTFMFIAPILYAIHAVLTGVSMALTWALGMKDGFGFSAGAIDFGLNLGIATNPLGLLLVGLCFGALYYVIFRFAIVRFNLPTPGRESDEELAELQKAEAK; translated from the coding sequence GTGACCACGGCCAGCGCCGCTCCCGCGGCCGCAGACAACAAGGGCCCCGGCCTGGGCTCCCGCACCATGGCTGTCCTGCAGCGTATCGGCCGCAGCCTGATGCTGCCGGTCGCCGTCCTGCCGGCCGCCGCCCTGCTCGTCCGCCTCGGCAACAAGGACATGCTCGGGCGCGAGGCGTTCCCCGACTTCGTCACCAAGTTCGCGGGCTTCATGGCCGCGGGTGGCGGTGCGATCCTCGACAACATGCCGCTGCTGTTCGCGGTCGGCATCGCGATCGGCTTCGCGAAGAAGTCGGACGGCTCGACCGCGCTCGCCGCGGTCGTCGGCTACCTCGTCTTCCAGAAGGTCCTCGGCACCTTCACCGACCCCAGCCTGCCCCAGGTGGCGACGGCCGTCGACGGCAAGGTCGTGATGGTGGACAAGGCGGTCGACGCCGGTGTCCTCGGCGGTGTGGTGATGGGCCTCGTCGTCGCCCTGCTCTACCAGCGCTTCTACCGCACCAAGCTGCCCGACTGGGCCGGCTTCTTCGGTGGCCGCCGTCTGGTGCCCATCCTGGCCGCCTTCGCGGGCCTGTTCATCGGCATCGTCTTCGGGTACATCTGGCCGGTCCTCGGCACGGGGCTGCACAACTTCGGTGAGTGGCTGGTCGGTTCGGGCGCGGTCGGCGCGGGCATCTTCGGTATCGCCAACCGTGCGCTGATCCCGGTCGGCATGCATCACCTGCTCAACTCGTTCCCGTGGCTCCAGGCCGGTTCCTTCGATGGCAAGAACGGTGACATCGCGCGCTTCCTGGCCGGTGACCCGACCGCCGGACAGTTCATGACCGGCTTCTTCCCGATCATGATGTTCGGTCTGCCGGCCGTCTGTCTCGCGATCTACCACACGGCCCGCCCCGAGCGCCGCAAGGTCGTCGGCGGCATGATGTTCTCCCTCGCGCTCACCTCGTTCATCACCGGTGTCACCGAGCCGATCGAGTTCACCTTCATGTTCATCGCCCCGATCCTGTACGCCATCCACGCCGTGCTCACCGGTGTCTCGATGGCCCTGACCTGGGCGCTCGGTATGAAGGACGGCTTCGGTTTCTCGGCCGGCGCGATCGACTTCGGCCTCAACCTCGGCATCGCCACCAATCCGTTGGGGCTTCTCCTGGTCGGTCTGTGCTTCGGCGCCCTCTACTACGTGATCTTCCGGTTCGCGATCGTCCGGTTCAACCTGCCGACCCCCGGCCGGGAGTCGGACGAGGAGCTGGCCGAGCTGCAGAAGGCGGAGGCCAAGTAG
- a CDS encoding glucose PTS transporter subunit EIIB, producing MATKAEKIVAGLGGLDNIEEVEGCITRLRTEVHDASLVNDAALKAAGAHGVVKMGTAIQVVIGTDADPIATEIEDMM from the coding sequence ATGGCCACCAAGGCTGAGAAGATCGTCGCCGGGCTCGGCGGCCTCGACAACATCGAAGAGGTCGAGGGCTGCATCACGCGCCTGCGCACCGAGGTCCATGACGCCTCCCTCGTGAACGACGCCGCACTCAAGGCCGCCGGCGCCCACGGAGTCGTCAAGATGGGCACCGCGATCCAGGTCGTCATCGGCACGGACGCCGACCCCATCGCCACGGAGATCGAAGACATGATGTAA
- the rph gene encoding ribonuclease PH has protein sequence MSRIDGRTPEQLRPVTIERGWSKHAEGSVLVSFGDTKVFCTASFTEGVPRWRKGSGEGWVTAEYSMLPRATNTRGDRESVRGKIGGRTHEISRLIGRSLRAVIDYKALGENMIVLDCDVLQADGGTRTAAITGAYVALADAVSWAQGRKLIKANRQPLTGTVSAVSVGIVGGVPLLDLCYEEDVKADTDMNVVCTGDGRFVEVQGTAEAEPFAREELNSLLDLAVSGCTDLALLQRKALDTVLER, from the coding sequence ATGTCTCGAATCGACGGCCGCACGCCCGAACAGCTCCGCCCGGTCACCATCGAACGCGGGTGGAGCAAGCACGCCGAGGGCTCCGTCCTCGTCTCCTTCGGCGACACGAAGGTCTTCTGCACCGCCTCCTTCACCGAAGGCGTCCCCCGCTGGCGCAAGGGCAGCGGCGAGGGCTGGGTCACCGCCGAGTACTCCATGCTCCCCCGCGCCACCAACACCCGCGGCGACCGCGAGTCCGTACGCGGCAAGATCGGCGGCCGCACCCACGAGATCTCCCGCCTCATCGGCCGCTCCCTTCGCGCCGTCATCGACTACAAGGCGCTCGGCGAGAACATGATCGTCCTGGACTGCGACGTCCTCCAGGCCGACGGCGGCACGCGTACGGCGGCCATCACCGGCGCGTACGTCGCGCTGGCCGACGCCGTGTCCTGGGCCCAGGGCAGGAAGCTGATCAAGGCCAACCGTCAGCCCCTCACCGGCACGGTCAGCGCGGTGTCGGTGGGCATCGTCGGCGGCGTCCCCCTCCTCGACCTCTGCTACGAGGAGGACGTGAAGGCCGACACCGACATGAACGTCGTCTGCACCGGCGACGGCCGCTTCGTCGAGGTCCAGGGCACCGCCGAGGCCGAGCCGTTCGCCCGCGAGGAACTCAACTCGCTGCTGGACCTCGCCGTTTCCGGCTGCACGGATCTGGCGCTCCTGCAGCGCAAGGCACTTGATACGGTCCTCGAAAGGTAA